The following proteins come from a genomic window of Alnus glutinosa chromosome 10, dhAlnGlut1.1, whole genome shotgun sequence:
- the LOC133879177 gene encoding LOW QUALITY PROTEIN: uncharacterized protein LOC133879177 (The sequence of the model RefSeq protein was modified relative to this genomic sequence to represent the inferred CDS: substituted 2 bases at 2 genomic stop codons) codes for MASSDSIISIGKEAEWRTLSLTLFPLRSGWNAVSTGFQETAQAFSDRTVKSQEDLRKIIKENEVKIRHCYSEDCRLNSKDFVKMILLDAIFIIELFLSIDENDENDYIVKKPWLEIGLKFIPAKERRLLDITFSGNDCLKHCPWFNLSWLLACLPCLKCFPHLERMQCILEIPPLKIFDSTEFLLXNLMALEXCHYPLKAYICNYVLLLDQLIDTEKYVDLLVEKKVDIANNIGSNAAATTLINRLCLEIVVDGSCYSSLCREITSYLDNPWNNTMGTMKSVYFRDFWRGSGTVVGLIVLGFTFWGFLRPYFMKV; via the exons ATGGCGTCTAGTGATTCCATAATTTCCATTGGAAAAGAAGCTGAATGGAGGACTTTGTCATTAACATTATTTCCCCTGCGGAGTGGCTGGAATGCTGTATCTACAGGTTTCCAAGAGACTGCACAAG CTTTCTCTGATCGGACCGTGAAGAGCCAGGAGGATCTTCGAAAGattattaaagaaaatgaagtaaaaatCCGTCATTGCTATTCCGAAGACTGTAGGCTCAACAGTAAggattttgtgaaaatgattctATTGGATGCCATCTTTATAATTGAGCTCTTCTTGAGCATTGATGAAAATGACGAAAATGATTACATAGTAAAGAAACCCTGGTTGGAAATTG GATTGAAATTCATACCAGCTAAGGAGAGACGCTTACTTGACATAACATTCTCCGGGAATGATTGCTTGAAACACTGTCCATGGTTCAATTTGTCATGGCTCTTGGCTTGCTTACCATGCTTGAAATGCTTTCCACACTTGGAGCGTATGCAATGTATCTTGGAAATTCCACCCCTTAAGATTTTTGACAGTACtgaatttcttctttgaaaccTCATGGCCCTCGAGTAGTGTCATTATCCACTTAAAGCTTACATTTGCAATTATGTTTTGCTTTTGGACCAACTTATCGACACTGAAAAATATGTGGATTTGCTAGTTGAGAAAAAGGTCGACATTGCTAACAATATCGGTAGCAACGCTGCTGCGACGACTTTAATTAACAGACTTTGTCTTGAGATTGTGGTAGATGGATCCTGTTACTCTTCTCTATGTCGAGAGATTACAAGCTACCTTGATAACCCTTGGAACAACACCATGGGAACCATGAAAAGCGTGTATTTTCGTGATTTTTGGAGAGGCAGCGGAACTGTGGTTGGACTAATTGTCCTGGGTTTCACTTTCTGGGGTTTCCTTAGGCCTTATTTCATGAAGGTTTGA